In Zonotrichia albicollis isolate bZonAlb1 chromosome 3, bZonAlb1.hap1, whole genome shotgun sequence, a single window of DNA contains:
- the KCNG3 gene encoding voltage-gated potassium channel regulatory subunit KCNG3 isoform X1, giving the protein MNFGRGPSVVLNVGGTRYSFSREVLKDFPLRRVSRLHGCLSEQDVLEVCDDYDRERNEYFFDRHSEAFGFIMLYVRHGHLRFVPHMCELSFYNEMIYWGLEGSHLDYCCQRRLDDRMSETFTYYAAEEPNGGPEGKGRRPPRAEGRKWLERMRRTFEEPTSSVAAQVLATVSILFVIVSMVVLCASTLPEWRAPENRSVEEQSRYTAESVREPSGIIEAICIGWFTAECIVRFIVSKNKCEFVRRPLNIIDLLAITPYYISVLMTVFTGENSQLQRAGVTLRVLRMMRIFWVIKLARHFIGLQTLGLTLKRCYREMVMLLVFICVAMAIFSALSQLLENGLDLGTKNKDYASIPAACWWVIISMTTVGYGDMCPITVPGRILGGICVVSGIVLLALPITFIYHSFVQCYHELKFRSARYSRSLSAEFLN; this is encoded by the exons ATGAACTTTGGCCGCGGTCCCTCGGTGGTATTGAACGTCGGGGGCACCCGGTACTCCTTCTCCCGGGAGGTGCTGAAGGATTTCCCGCTGCGCCGGGTGAGCCGCCTGCACGGCTGCCTCTCGGAGCAGGACGTTCTGGAGGTGTGCGACGACTACGACCGGGAGCGGAACGAGTACTTCTTCGACAGGCACTCGGAGGCCTTCGGCTTCATCATGCTGTACGTCCGGCACGGCCACCTGCGCTTCGTGCCGCACATGTGCGAGCTCTCCTTCTACAACGAGATGATCTACTGGGGGCTGGAGGGCTCCCACCTCGACTACTGCTGCCAGCGCCGCCTCGACGACCGCATGTCCGAGACGTTCACCTACTACGCGGCGGAGGAGCCGAATGGCGGCCCCGAGGGCAAGGGCCGGCGGCCGCCCCGAGCCGAGGGCAGGAAGTGGCTcgagaggatgaggaggactTTTGAGGAGCCCACGTCTTCCGTGGCCGCCCAGGTCCTGGCCACCGTCTCCATCCTCTTCGTCATTGTGTCCATGGTGGTGCTGTGCGCCAGCACCCTGCCCGAGTGGCGGGCGCCGGAGAATCGCAGcgtggaggagcagagcaggtaCACAGCAGAGTCAGTGAGGGAGCCCTCAGG GATAATTGAAGCTATCTGCATAGGCTGGTTCACTGCTGAATGCATTGTGAGGTTCATCGTCTCCAAAAACAAGTGTGAGTTTGTCAGAAGACCTCTCAACATCATTGATTTGCTGGCAATTACTCCTTACTACATCTCTGTTCTAATGACAGTTTTCACAGGGGAAAATTCACAGCTTCAGAGGGCTGGAGTCACCTTGAGGGTCTTAAGAATGATGAGAATCTTTTGGGTGATTAAACTGGCCCGTCATTTCATTGGCCTTCAAACACTTGGTCTGACTCTGAAGCGTTGTTACAGAGAGATGGTGATGCTACTTGTCTTTATCTGTGTTGCTATGGCAATTTTCAGTGCACTTTCACAGCTTCTTGAAAATGGGCTGGACTTGGGAACAAAAAATAAGGATTATGCCAGCATTCCTGCTGCTTGTTGGTGGGTGATCATCTCGATGACCACGGTTGGTTACGGTGACATGTGTCCCATCACTGTCCCAGGAAGGATTCTTGGAGGAATTTGTGTGGTTAGTGGCATCGTTTTATTAGCCCTGCCAATCACTTTCATTTATCACAGCTTTGTGCAGTGCTACCATGAGCTCAAGTTCCGATCTGCTAGGTACAGTAGAAGCCTCTCTGCCGAATTCCTAAATTGA
- the KCNG3 gene encoding voltage-gated potassium channel regulatory subunit KCNG3 isoform X2, producing MNFGRGPSVVLNVGGTRYSFSREVLKDFPLRRVSRLHGCLSEQDVLEVCDDYDRERNEYFFDRHSEAFGFIMLYVRHGHLRFVPHMCELSFYNEMIYWGLEGSHLDYCCQRRLDDRMSETFTYYAAEEPNGGPEGKGRRPPRAEGRKWLERMRRTFEEPTSSVAAQVLATVSILFVIVSMVVLCASTLPEWRAPENRSVEEQSRIIEAICIGWFTAECIVRFIVSKNKCEFVRRPLNIIDLLAITPYYISVLMTVFTGENSQLQRAGVTLRVLRMMRIFWVIKLARHFIGLQTLGLTLKRCYREMVMLLVFICVAMAIFSALSQLLENGLDLGTKNKDYASIPAACWWVIISMTTVGYGDMCPITVPGRILGGICVVSGIVLLALPITFIYHSFVQCYHELKFRSARYSRSLSAEFLN from the exons ATGAACTTTGGCCGCGGTCCCTCGGTGGTATTGAACGTCGGGGGCACCCGGTACTCCTTCTCCCGGGAGGTGCTGAAGGATTTCCCGCTGCGCCGGGTGAGCCGCCTGCACGGCTGCCTCTCGGAGCAGGACGTTCTGGAGGTGTGCGACGACTACGACCGGGAGCGGAACGAGTACTTCTTCGACAGGCACTCGGAGGCCTTCGGCTTCATCATGCTGTACGTCCGGCACGGCCACCTGCGCTTCGTGCCGCACATGTGCGAGCTCTCCTTCTACAACGAGATGATCTACTGGGGGCTGGAGGGCTCCCACCTCGACTACTGCTGCCAGCGCCGCCTCGACGACCGCATGTCCGAGACGTTCACCTACTACGCGGCGGAGGAGCCGAATGGCGGCCCCGAGGGCAAGGGCCGGCGGCCGCCCCGAGCCGAGGGCAGGAAGTGGCTcgagaggatgaggaggactTTTGAGGAGCCCACGTCTTCCGTGGCCGCCCAGGTCCTGGCCACCGTCTCCATCCTCTTCGTCATTGTGTCCATGGTGGTGCTGTGCGCCAGCACCCTGCCCGAGTGGCGGGCGCCGGAGAATCGCAGcgtggaggagcagagcag GATAATTGAAGCTATCTGCATAGGCTGGTTCACTGCTGAATGCATTGTGAGGTTCATCGTCTCCAAAAACAAGTGTGAGTTTGTCAGAAGACCTCTCAACATCATTGATTTGCTGGCAATTACTCCTTACTACATCTCTGTTCTAATGACAGTTTTCACAGGGGAAAATTCACAGCTTCAGAGGGCTGGAGTCACCTTGAGGGTCTTAAGAATGATGAGAATCTTTTGGGTGATTAAACTGGCCCGTCATTTCATTGGCCTTCAAACACTTGGTCTGACTCTGAAGCGTTGTTACAGAGAGATGGTGATGCTACTTGTCTTTATCTGTGTTGCTATGGCAATTTTCAGTGCACTTTCACAGCTTCTTGAAAATGGGCTGGACTTGGGAACAAAAAATAAGGATTATGCCAGCATTCCTGCTGCTTGTTGGTGGGTGATCATCTCGATGACCACGGTTGGTTACGGTGACATGTGTCCCATCACTGTCCCAGGAAGGATTCTTGGAGGAATTTGTGTGGTTAGTGGCATCGTTTTATTAGCCCTGCCAATCACTTTCATTTATCACAGCTTTGTGCAGTGCTACCATGAGCTCAAGTTCCGATCTGCTAGGTACAGTAGAAGCCTCTCTGCCGAATTCCTAAATTGA